In Myxocyprinus asiaticus isolate MX2 ecotype Aquarium Trade chromosome 16, UBuf_Myxa_2, whole genome shotgun sequence, a single window of DNA contains:
- the LOC127453590 gene encoding bolA-like protein 1, whose amino-acid sequence MYRFLYVVVQKYTEDCIKGGHLSLRLMLSHALRCLRPSSCILPLSRQLVHHWPHMEPSGPRPVEATIRTKLTQALKPEHLEVINESHMHAVPPGSESHFRVLVVSPQFEGLSLLQRHRLVNETLREELSTCVHALAIQAKTPQQWSSNPSLAKSPPCLGGSKHDNTVAEKLKAGRD is encoded by the exons ATGTATCGCTTCCTGTATGTTGTTGTACAAAAATATACTGAAGACTGTATAAAAG GTGGTCACCTCTCTTTACGCCTCATGCTGTCTCATGCTCTCCGCTGCCTGCGTCCCTCCTCCTGCATACTTCCTTTATCCAGACAGCTTGTCCATCACTGGCCACACATGGAACCCAGTGGTCCCCGTCCGGTTGAGGCCACCATACGGACCAAACTGACCCAGGCCCTCAAACCTGAGCACCTGGAGGTCATAAACGAGAGCCACATGCATGCCGTGCCCCCTGGTTCTGAATCCCACTTCAGAGTTCTGGTGGTGAGTCCTCAGTTTGAGGGTCTTTCTCTTCTGCAGCGTCATCGCCTTGTAAATGAGACACTGCGAGAAGAGCTCAGTACCTGCGTTCATGCCCTTGCCATCCAGGCAAAGACACCCCAGCAGTGGAGCAGCAACCCCAGCCTGGCCAAAAGCCCTCCGTGTCTAGGAGGATCCAAACATGATAACACAGTGGCTGAAAAACTGAAGGCAGGTCGAGACTGA